GAATGATATAAAAGTGCAGTTTTTAAAAGAACTAGAGTCCATTGATTTTCTGGAGGCTGTTGACAGCGACGTTAACTATATGATGTGTAAGATGAAGAGAGGGACATCAGACGAGCTTTTCAGACATTGCCTTAACCAGCGGGTACTCATAAGGGACTGCTCGAACTTCGAAGGGCTGGACAACAGGCATGTCCGGTTTGCAATGGCAGACGACATGTCCCCACTGCTTGAAGCGTTGAAGAGTTTTTGAAATGGAATGGTTTATCGGGCTGAATCTTTTGTCTGTACTTTTTGCTTATCTGCTGGATGTCCGGTTCGGAGAACCAAATACGCCATATCATCCTGTTCGCCTTATGGGGCTTTTAATTGAGAATTTGGAACGGCGGTTTTACAGCAAGGTGCCAAAGTTATATGGAGGGGTACTTCTGCTGGTCTTAACGATGGCTATGGTTGTCCTTGCTACGTGCATCATCCTTGGGATTGCAAAGTTGCTTGGTGGTTTTATCTATTTTATGGTTAGCTCGCTTATTATGTATTTTTCTATAAGCATAAAGTCCATGACAGACCATGCTGAAGCTGTTTTCAGACCACTATCAGATGGTCATATTGAAACAGCCGGACAGAAACTTGCAATGATAGTCAGCAGGGACACTGATGGCATGGACAGTGAAATGATTGTCCGCTCCTGTATAGAGTCTGTTTCAGAGAATTTTACCGATGGTGTTGTTTCTCCGATATTTTACAGTGTTTTTTTCGGTGGTGTCGGCGCTGTGACCTTTAAGGCTGTAAGTACGCTGGATTCTATGGTGGGTTACAGAAACGAGAGATACGAACTCTTCGGCAGGGCATCGGCGAAGGCTGACGATCTTCTTAATTTTATCCCCGCCAGACTCTCTGTGTTGATAATATCCGTCGCTGGGTTTGTTAAAGGCGTTCCATTTACAAAGACATTTGATGTGGTTAAGCGTTTCCGGCTGTCGCATCCCAGCCCGAATTCGGCGCACAGCATGTCTGCTTTTGCCGGAGTTCTTGATGTTACCCTTGGTGGTGCTGTGAGCTATTTCGGAAAGGTGAAAGAGAAACCATACATCGGGGACGGCAAACGTGAGCTGACTCCTGAGATTATAAGCGAAGCTGTGAATCTCTATAAAACTTCGGCACTGACTGCATTGCTGATGGCGTGTCTGCCCCTTATGTGGATAGTCTTATGAAGTTTATTTCTGCACCGTCTTTCATTAAACCTGCAACCCGAATTGAAAATGTCAGATACCTGAAAGGGCTCATAGACGAGGTTGAGCTTCTTTATATGTGTAGCATGTCTGATTATGATTTTCCTGATGTGCGGGAAGTTTCTGAGCTGGCTGATATTGATATCCGTTATAATATCCATATGCCTTACGACAGAGACTTGT
This window of the Denitrovibrio acetiphilus DSM 12809 genome carries:
- the cbiB gene encoding adenosylcobinamide-phosphate synthase CbiB; this encodes MEWFIGLNLLSVLFAYLLDVRFGEPNTPYHPVRLMGLLIENLERRFYSKVPKLYGGVLLLVLTMAMVVLATCIILGIAKLLGGFIYFMVSSLIMYFSISIKSMTDHAEAVFRPLSDGHIETAGQKLAMIVSRDTDGMDSEMIVRSCIESVSENFTDGVVSPIFYSVFFGGVGAVTFKAVSTLDSMVGYRNERYELFGRASAKADDLLNFIPARLSVLIISVAGFVKGVPFTKTFDVVKRFRLSHPSPNSAHSMSAFAGVLDVTLGGAVSYFGKVKEKPYIGDGKRELTPEIISEAVNLYKTSALTALLMACLPLMWIVL